AAGGGCTTCAAGAATTTTATGGCCAAGCACATGTAAAGGAACGTTTAGATCTGTTTTTGCAAGCAGCTTTGCAGCGTCAAGAAGTTCCTGGACATTGTTTGTTTTTTGGTCCCCCTGGGCTAGGGAAGACTTCATTAGCGCATATTGTTGCTGCTACTGTGGGAAAGGGATTAGTTACAGCATCAGGGCCACAGTTAGTTAAACCTTCCGATTTGATAGGATTGTTAACAAGCTTACAAGAGGGAGATGTCTTTTTTATCGATGAAATTCACCGTTTGGGGAAGGCTGCTGAAGAATACCTCTATCCAGCAATTGAAGATTTTAAAATAGACATCACCATTGATTCTGGCCCTGGGGCACGTTCAGTTCGCATCGATCTTGCTCCTTTTACTCTCGTAGGAGCTACTACCCGCTCTGGGATGTTGAGTGAGCCTTTGCGGACGCGCTTTGCCTTTAGTGCGAGGTTATCATATTATTCTGATCAAGACCTTATAGATATTTTAACCCGTTCCGCAAAACTTTTGGGGATACAAGCAGAACCTGCTGCACTGTTGGAAATTGCAAGGAGATCTCGGGGAACACCAAGACTTGCAAACCATCTTCTGAAATGGGTGCGAGATTTTGCTCAGATGCGCGAAGGAAACTGTATTAATGGTGACGTAGCAGAAAAAGCTTTAGCTATGCTATTAATAGACGATTGGGGATTAAATGAGGTAGATGTAAAGCTTCTTACCACAATGATTGAGTATTACCAAGGTGGCCCAGTAGGAATTAAGACACTTTCTGTAGCTGTTGGAGAAGATATCAAAACCCTAGAAGATGTGTATGAACCTTTTTTAATATTAAAAGGGCTTATAAAAAAAACTCCACGAGGAAGAATGGTAACTCAGTTAGCTTATGATCACTTAAAAAAACATTCTCAGAATTTATAGAGATTAGAGGAGAAGGACAGGCAGTGAAAAAATTACAGTACATACTTTTAAGTCTTTCCCTTGGTATGAGCGTGACGGGAATCTCAGAGGTTAGAGTTTCAGATACGTTTATAGAACAAGCTGTGGTTTCTGAACCTAAAGTACGCGTTCTTCTTTTGGATGAAAGTACAACAGCTTTGATAGAAGCTAAAGGCCCTCACCGCATTTATGGGGATTCCATACATAAGCAAACATCTAGCCAAGGGTTGCGCTGCGCTGTTCATGCTCTATATGATGGTATCCATTGGGGAGAGCAATATTCCGACGTGCAATGTTTAAAAATTGAACCTTTGGATGGCTCTGCATCTTTGTTTTTAAATGGGATACAGTATCACGGAGCGTTATACATTCACAGAACTGCGAACCATTGTATCATGGTTTCAAATGAAGTTGCGATAGAGGACTACCTTAAATCTGTGCTTTCTATTAAGTATCTCCGCGAGCTTGATAAGGAAGCTCTGTCTGCATGTGTAATTTTAGAAAGAACAGCATTGTATGAAAAGCTCTTAGCTACAAATCCACAAAACTTCTGGCATCTTAAAGCAGATGAAGAAGGGTACATAGGTTACGGAGTGACTAAGCAATTTTATGGAGTGGAAGAAGCTGTAGATTGGACAGCTCGTCTAGTTGTAGATAGCCCCCAAGGCTTGTTTATCAGTGCAGATGGACTGCTTCGTGAAAATGTTGAGCGTCTAGCTGTTGAGGGATATAATGCTCGGCAAATTTTAGAAAAATTTTATAAAGATGCAGAGTTCGTTGTGATCGAGTCTTGGAATGAAAGCCTCGAGAGCGATATTAGTTAATCTTTTTTGCATAACTGATGGCAACTAGACTAGTATAGGGGAGAAGGCGAAGTTGTGGCTCTAAAGTGCAGGAGAAAAATCCCCGAGAGCTATCTGCAATAAGTTGATACGTAAGGAAATCTGGGCGGAGCTTAGGAAGTTTGATAGTCATTTCATTTTCTGCAGTGTGGAAAGCCCCATATAGGCTAAACTGTGCAGAGATGAGCTCGAAAGCAATAAAAGAGCTCGGCTGCCATTGTTGCTGATTTCCAGAAGAATCCAGCCAAGAGACAGTATCGTTCGTTAGAAAACCTTGATTAAAGAGCTCCTTATGCTTTTTGCGAAAGGCGATGGCTTCGCTAACGAACTTGTTTAGGTCAGCGTGTTCTACAAGCTTGTCCCAGAGAAAATAGTTTTTGGGGCTATCTAAGGCCCAACGATTGTTATTTCCATACGCTGTATGGCCATATTCATCTCCTGACTGGATCATTGGGACCCCTTGAGAGAGAAGCACAGCGAGGAAGAAGTTTCTTAATTGACGTTCTCGGAGCTCCAAGATATAAGGATTTTTTGTTTCTCCCTCTTCTCCAAAATTGTAGCTATAGTTTGCATTTGTCCCATCAAGGTTATGCTCTTCATTCTCTTCATTGTGCTTTTGCATGTAGGCTACAGTGTCATAGAGCGTGAAGCCATCATGGCAACTCACATAGTTGATCGAGTTGGCGGGGAAGCCTTGGGAATAGAGATCTTGAGATCCAGCAAGACGGGAGGCAAAAGCTCCTATAAGATCAGGGTTTCCATTAAGGAAAGATTTCATATTGTCTCGATAAGGACCGTTCCATTCACTCCAACGTTTCGATAGTGTAGGGAAGTAGCCTACTTGATATAAGCCTCCAGCATCCCAAGGCTCCGCAATTAGTTTGGTATTGGCAAGTAAGGGATCATGGGAAATGAGTTCTAATATAGGAGGTAAAGATAGAGGTTCTCCATTGGGGCCTCGAGAAAATACCGAAGCAAGGTCAAAGCGAAAGCCATCCACGTGCATTTCATTGACCCAATAGTGCAAAGAGCTTAGGATAAGCTGCATTGTTGGAGAACGATTGGTGTTTAGGGTGTTCCCACACCCAGAATAGTTCGTATGGTAGCCTTCATGATCTAGGATATAGTATGATGCAGGGTCAATCCAGGGAAAAGAACAGTTAGGACCAGTGTGATTGAAAACGACGTCAAGAATTACTTCAATTCCAGAACGGTGCAGAGCCTTCACTAGCGTTTTAAATTCTCGAATTGGAGCACAGGGATCTGTAGCGTACGCATAACGTCTACAGGGAGAAAAGTAATTCACAGGAGCATAGCCCCAGTAGTTGCATAAGTAAGGGTATTGAGGGGATTTAAAGGGATGAGAGGTTTCATCAAATTCAAAAATCGGAAGCAGTTCTATAGCATTGACTCCAAGCATTTTTAGATGGTCGATTTTTTCTATAATCCCTAGAAATGTTCCGGGAGCTTGGACTTGAGATGTAGGCGACTGTGTAAAGGAGCGCACATGCATTTCGTAGATAATGAGCTCGTTTTTAGGAAGAAGAAGAGGAGAATCTTCTTCCCAGTCAAATTCTTCTTCTTTTAAATAGCAAAATGCATAATCACCGTTTTTTTTACAGGAACCGAATTTTTGAGGAGAGTGGAGATTTTTGGCGTAAGGATCTGCAAGATAGGCTTTGAAGTTGCTTTGAAAGGATTTTTTTTTAGGAAGACGAATACGAAAAGCATATGACCATTTCTCTGAAATGCCATCTACTTCTACATGCCAAATATTTCCCGTCTTATGAGTGCGGGGGGAAAGCTGAAATTCAAAAATCTCGAAATCAGGATTTGCTAAAGCAAGGATTACTTCTATAGCTTGCAAAGAAAATATGGCAAAGCAATAGCTATGATCAGAGAGTTTTTTTACTCCTAGGGGATATGGAGTTCCCCGGTAGTACGTGATATTCTGCATCGCTAACCCAATAGCATAATGGAGTTGTAAACACAAGAAGGTTTTTGATTTCAAGCTTTTGAAATCATTTACTAACAATTCAGTAATATGATAACTTTAAGCAAAAATAATTCATCATAAGGAGATTCCCTCATGTCTAGACAGAATGCAGAGGAAAATCTAAAAAATTTTGCTAAAGAGCTTAAGCTGCCAGATGTTGCTTTTGATCAAAATAATACATGCATTTTGTTTGTCGACGGTGAGTTCTCTCTTCACCTCACTTATGAAGAACATTCTGATCGCCTTTATGTCTACGCTCCTTTGCTCGACGGCCTTCCAGATAACACTCAACGTAAGTTAGCCTTATATGAAAAGCTTTTAGAAGGCTCTATGTTAGGCGGCCAGATGGCTGGTGGAGGAGTTGGTGTTGCGGTTAAAGAACAGCTGGTTCTCATGCACTGTGTTCTTGACATGAAGTATGCAGAAGCGAACCTTTTAAAGGCTTTTGCGCAGTTGTTTATTGAAACTGTTGTAAAATGGAGAACCGTTTGTGCAGATATTTGTGCTGGTAGAGAGCCTTCCGTAGATACGATGCCTCAAATGCCACAAGCTGGTGGAGGAATGCAACCACCTCCTACAGGAATTCGTGCATAGATATGGTGGAGTCTAGCTTGTATGCTTGAAGCATATGAGTTTTTTTCTTATGTGACTTTATGCGCTTTTTCATTGGAAGTATCTTTTGGAATTAAGATCTCAAGGATAAGAATCTTAGGGTTAAGTTTATGATGTTTGGATATTTTGCTGGGTATTT
This genomic stretch from Chlamydia pecorum E58 harbors:
- the ruvB gene encoding Holliday junction branch migration DNA helicase RuvB, which codes for MTYQVTVLNPDKKLDFSLRPKGLQEFYGQAHVKERLDLFLQAALQRQEVPGHCLFFGPPGLGKTSLAHIVAATVGKGLVTASGPQLVKPSDLIGLLTSLQEGDVFFIDEIHRLGKAAEEYLYPAIEDFKIDITIDSGPGARSVRIDLAPFTLVGATTRSGMLSEPLRTRFAFSARLSYYSDQDLIDILTRSAKLLGIQAEPAALLEIARRSRGTPRLANHLLKWVRDFAQMREGNCINGDVAEKALAMLLIDDWGLNEVDVKLLTTMIEYYQGGPVGIKTLSVAVGEDIKTLEDVYEPFLILKGLIKKTPRGRMVTQLAYDHLKKHSQNL
- a CDS encoding SpoIID/LytB domain-containing protein codes for the protein MSVTGISEVRVSDTFIEQAVVSEPKVRVLLLDESTTALIEAKGPHRIYGDSIHKQTSSQGLRCAVHALYDGIHWGEQYSDVQCLKIEPLDGSASLFLNGIQYHGALYIHRTANHCIMVSNEVAIEDYLKSVLSIKYLRELDKEALSACVILERTALYEKLLATNPQNFWHLKADEEGYIGYGVTKQFYGVEEAVDWTARLVVDSPQGLFISADGLLRENVERLAVEGYNARQILEKFYKDAEFVVIESWNESLESDIS
- a CDS encoding isoamylase gives rise to the protein MQNITYYRGTPYPLGVKKLSDHSYCFAIFSLQAIEVILALANPDFEIFEFQLSPRTHKTGNIWHVEVDGISEKWSYAFRIRLPKKKSFQSNFKAYLADPYAKNLHSPQKFGSCKKNGDYAFCYLKEEEFDWEEDSPLLLPKNELIIYEMHVRSFTQSPTSQVQAPGTFLGIIEKIDHLKMLGVNAIELLPIFEFDETSHPFKSPQYPYLCNYWGYAPVNYFSPCRRYAYATDPCAPIREFKTLVKALHRSGIEVILDVVFNHTGPNCSFPWIDPASYYILDHEGYHTNYSGCGNTLNTNRSPTMQLILSSLHYWVNEMHVDGFRFDLASVFSRGPNGEPLSLPPILELISHDPLLANTKLIAEPWDAGGLYQVGYFPTLSKRWSEWNGPYRDNMKSFLNGNPDLIGAFASRLAGSQDLYSQGFPANSINYVSCHDGFTLYDTVAYMQKHNEENEEHNLDGTNANYSYNFGEEGETKNPYILELRERQLRNFFLAVLLSQGVPMIQSGDEYGHTAYGNNNRWALDSPKNYFLWDKLVEHADLNKFVSEAIAFRKKHKELFNQGFLTNDTVSWLDSSGNQQQWQPSSFIAFELISAQFSLYGAFHTAENEMTIKLPKLRPDFLTYQLIADSSRGFFSCTLEPQLRLLPYTSLVAISYAKKIN
- a CDS encoding type III secretion chaperone Slc1; amino-acid sequence: MSRQNAEENLKNFAKELKLPDVAFDQNNTCILFVDGEFSLHLTYEEHSDRLYVYAPLLDGLPDNTQRKLALYEKLLEGSMLGGQMAGGGVGVAVKEQLVLMHCVLDMKYAEANLLKAFAQLFIETVVKWRTVCADICAGREPSVDTMPQMPQAGGGMQPPPTGIRA